In Poecilia reticulata strain Guanapo unplaced genomic scaffold, Guppy_female_1.0+MT scaffold_131, whole genome shotgun sequence, one genomic interval encodes:
- the LOC103459849 gene encoding rap1 GTPase-activating protein 2-like isoform X5: MPHRQCKQDQLTLPNVPVEDRPPSPPRTAPPTMKSAHFFDMMDKMEQVPEATEMKTVPLRQKDDYIPYPRIEEVLERGRPYPQVILPQFGGYWIEDPEAPPPSETLPSEAPPPSEAPPPDAPPLDAPPIEAPPPSSLHCSGAEVEDGGIRETEGSAPGDYGYHLEEINEAARAYRKHFLGREHLNFFCSVSSLGNLLLSVRHEEEKEHEYLHVIIRSRLKSIYHRLSLAELPDIPSVPELAKLVCDEAASLRFSPVLYPKASQLIVNYDEHEVNNTFKFGVVYQRFGQVSEEELFTNNQESPAFSEFLQLLGETVELQDFKGFRGGLDVSHGQTGSHSIYTVYRGQEVMFHVSTKLPFTEGDAQQLQRKRHIGNDIVAVVFQEEATPFVPDMIASNFLHAFILVQAEETHSDSPTYRVSVTAREDVPPFGPPLPNPAVFRKGPEFRQFLLTKLINAELASYKSERFARLEERTRSALLDGLLDELHRRSQCMLGLGSGMEEEGRGENGHAHGGLLESIKRAMKGRSISMETMSRGGAGLPTSLSGGGLAHLSIEGNVKSPVKRRSGLFPRLLSVDSQTDKHSHRSLLSEQRSFDCSHPMIEVRSELPSNPSSPETGQRDRIHPRKERSKISRSTSSTSSFSIPSDDAHLTAPSEVSCPLIVCRSPTELKNKNSPRSNLKFRFDKLTHSAAQGN, translated from the exons CAAGTACCAGAAGCTACTGAGATGAAGACAGTCCCTCTGAGACAGAAG GACGATTACATTCCTTATCCCAGGATCGAAGAG GTGTTGGAGAGGGGGCGGCCGTACCCGCAGGTCATCCTGCCGCAGTTTGGAGGCTATTGGATAGAGGATCCAGAGGCTCCTCCCCCTTCCGAGACCCTGCCTTcagaggctccgcccccttccGAGGCCCCACCTCCGGACGCCCCGCCTCTTGATGCTCCACCCATTGAGGCCCCGCCCCCTTCCTCTCTGCATTGCAGCGGTGCGGAGGTGGAGGACGGAGGAATAAGGGAGACAGAAGGTTCTGCCCCAGGGGATTATGGGTATCACCTGGAGGAGATCAACGAGGCAGCACGCGCGTACAGGAAGCACTTCCTGGGCAGG GAACATCTGAACTTCTTCTGCTCAGTCAGCAGTTTGGGAAACCTGCTGCTGTCTGTGAGACACGAGGAGGAGAAGGAACACGAATACCTGCACGTCATCATCAG GTCTCGTCTGAAAAGCATCTACCACAGATTATCTCTGGCAGAGCTGCCGGACATCCCCAGCGTTCCGGAGCTGGCCAAG CTTGTGTGCGACGAAGCGGCCTCCCTGCGGTTCAGTCCGGTCCTCTACCCCAAG GCGTCTCAGCTCATCGTCAACTACGACGAACACGAAGTCAACAACACCTTCAAGTTCGGCGTCGTCTACCAGCGCTTTGGGCAG GTGTCAGAAGAGGAACTGTTTACCAACAATCAGGAGTCTCCGGCTTTCTCCGagttcctgcagctgctgggagAAACGGTGGAGCTGCAGGACTTTAAGGG GTTCCGGGGCGGGTTGGACGTGTCCCACGGCCAGACGGGGTCCCACTCCATCTACACCGTCTACAGAGGTCAAGAGGTCATGTTCCACGTCTCCACCAAGCTGCCGTTCACCGAGGGAGACGCGCAGCAG CTACAGAGGAAACGCCACATAGGAAATGACATTGTGGCGGTGGTGTTCCAGGAAGAGGCCACGCCCTTCGTCCCCGACATGATCGCCTCCAACTTCCTGCACGCCTTCATCCTGGTGCAGGCGGAGGAGACGCACTCGGACAGCCCCACCTACAGG GTTTCTGTCACAGCGCGAGAAGACGTCCCGCCGTTTGGACCGCCGCTGCCAAACCCGGCCGTCTTCAGGAAG ggTCCGGAGTTCAGGCAGTTCCTCCTCACCAAGCTCATCAACGCGGAGCTGGCCTCCTATAAGAGCGAACGCTTCGCGCGGCTGGAG GAGCGGACCCGCTCTGCCCTGCTGGACGGCCTGCTGGACGAGCTGCACAGACGTTcccagtgcatgctgggattgGGTTCAGGCATGGAGGAAGAGGGCCGGGGTGAGAATGGCCATGCCCACGGCGGGCTGCTGGAGTCCATCAAG AGAGCGATGAAGGGGCGGAGCATATCCATGGAAACCATGTCGCGTGGTGGGGCGGGGCTGCCCACCAGTCTGAGTGGGGGCGGTCTGGCCCACCTGAGCATTGAG GGCAACGTGAAGTCTCCGGTGAAGCGGCGCTCAGGGCTGTTCCCCCGCCTGCTGAGTGTCGACAGccagacagacaaacacagcCACAGGAG CCTTCTCAGTGAGCAGCGCAGCTTTGACTGTTCCCACCCCATGATAGAGGTGAGGTCTGAGCTGCCGTCCAATCCCAGCTCTCCAGAGACAGGACAACGGGACAG gatTCATCCGAGGAAGGAGAGAAGTAAAATTTCCAGATCCACATCCAGCACCTCCAGCTTCAGCATTCCCTCTGATGACGCTCACCTG ACTGCGCCGTCGGAGGTTTCCTGTCCGCTGATCGTCTGCCGCAGCCCCACAG aactgaaaaacaagaactCTCCCAGATCCAACCTGAAGTTTCGCTTCGATAAGCTGACTCACTCTGCTGCT CAGGGAAACTGA
- the LOC103459849 gene encoding rap1 GTPase-activating protein 2-like isoform X4, producing MLRRKRSVSFGGFGWIDKSTVSALRARKQDQLTLPNVPVEDRPPSPPRTAPPTMKSAHFFDMMDKMEDDYIPYPRIEEVLERGRPYPQVILPQFGGYWIEDPEAPPPSETLPSEAPPPSEAPPPDAPPLDAPPIEAPPPSSLHCSGAEVEDGGIRETEGSAPGDYGYHLEEINEAARAYRKHFLGREHLNFFCSVSSLGNLLLSVRHEEEKEHEYLHVIIRSRLKSIYHRLSLAELPDIPSVPELAKLVCDEAASLRFSPVLYPKASQLIVNYDEHEVNNTFKFGVVYQRFGQVSEEELFTNNQESPAFSEFLQLLGETVELQDFKGFRGGLDVSHGQTGSHSIYTVYRGQEVMFHVSTKLPFTEGDAQQLQRKRHIGNDIVAVVFQEEATPFVPDMIASNFLHAFILVQAEETHSDSPTYRVSVTAREDVPPFGPPLPNPAVFRKGPEFRQFLLTKLINAELASYKSERFARLEERTRSALLDGLLDELHRRSQCMLGLGSGMEEEGRGENGHAHGGLLESIKRAMKGRSISMETMSRGGAGLPTSLSGGGLAHLSIEGNVKSPVKRRSGLFPRLLSVDSQTDKHSHRSLLSEQRSFDCSHPMIEVRSELPSNPSSPETGQRDRIHPRKERSKISRSTSSTSSFSIPSDDAHLTAPSEVSCPLIVCRSPTELKNKNSPRSNLKFRFDKLTHSAAQGN from the exons GACGATTACATTCCTTATCCCAGGATCGAAGAG GTGTTGGAGAGGGGGCGGCCGTACCCGCAGGTCATCCTGCCGCAGTTTGGAGGCTATTGGATAGAGGATCCAGAGGCTCCTCCCCCTTCCGAGACCCTGCCTTcagaggctccgcccccttccGAGGCCCCACCTCCGGACGCCCCGCCTCTTGATGCTCCACCCATTGAGGCCCCGCCCCCTTCCTCTCTGCATTGCAGCGGTGCGGAGGTGGAGGACGGAGGAATAAGGGAGACAGAAGGTTCTGCCCCAGGGGATTATGGGTATCACCTGGAGGAGATCAACGAGGCAGCACGCGCGTACAGGAAGCACTTCCTGGGCAGG GAACATCTGAACTTCTTCTGCTCAGTCAGCAGTTTGGGAAACCTGCTGCTGTCTGTGAGACACGAGGAGGAGAAGGAACACGAATACCTGCACGTCATCATCAG GTCTCGTCTGAAAAGCATCTACCACAGATTATCTCTGGCAGAGCTGCCGGACATCCCCAGCGTTCCGGAGCTGGCCAAG CTTGTGTGCGACGAAGCGGCCTCCCTGCGGTTCAGTCCGGTCCTCTACCCCAAG GCGTCTCAGCTCATCGTCAACTACGACGAACACGAAGTCAACAACACCTTCAAGTTCGGCGTCGTCTACCAGCGCTTTGGGCAG GTGTCAGAAGAGGAACTGTTTACCAACAATCAGGAGTCTCCGGCTTTCTCCGagttcctgcagctgctgggagAAACGGTGGAGCTGCAGGACTTTAAGGG GTTCCGGGGCGGGTTGGACGTGTCCCACGGCCAGACGGGGTCCCACTCCATCTACACCGTCTACAGAGGTCAAGAGGTCATGTTCCACGTCTCCACCAAGCTGCCGTTCACCGAGGGAGACGCGCAGCAG CTACAGAGGAAACGCCACATAGGAAATGACATTGTGGCGGTGGTGTTCCAGGAAGAGGCCACGCCCTTCGTCCCCGACATGATCGCCTCCAACTTCCTGCACGCCTTCATCCTGGTGCAGGCGGAGGAGACGCACTCGGACAGCCCCACCTACAGG GTTTCTGTCACAGCGCGAGAAGACGTCCCGCCGTTTGGACCGCCGCTGCCAAACCCGGCCGTCTTCAGGAAG ggTCCGGAGTTCAGGCAGTTCCTCCTCACCAAGCTCATCAACGCGGAGCTGGCCTCCTATAAGAGCGAACGCTTCGCGCGGCTGGAG GAGCGGACCCGCTCTGCCCTGCTGGACGGCCTGCTGGACGAGCTGCACAGACGTTcccagtgcatgctgggattgGGTTCAGGCATGGAGGAAGAGGGCCGGGGTGAGAATGGCCATGCCCACGGCGGGCTGCTGGAGTCCATCAAG AGAGCGATGAAGGGGCGGAGCATATCCATGGAAACCATGTCGCGTGGTGGGGCGGGGCTGCCCACCAGTCTGAGTGGGGGCGGTCTGGCCCACCTGAGCATTGAG GGCAACGTGAAGTCTCCGGTGAAGCGGCGCTCAGGGCTGTTCCCCCGCCTGCTGAGTGTCGACAGccagacagacaaacacagcCACAGGAG CCTTCTCAGTGAGCAGCGCAGCTTTGACTGTTCCCACCCCATGATAGAGGTGAGGTCTGAGCTGCCGTCCAATCCCAGCTCTCCAGAGACAGGACAACGGGACAG gatTCATCCGAGGAAGGAGAGAAGTAAAATTTCCAGATCCACATCCAGCACCTCCAGCTTCAGCATTCCCTCTGATGACGCTCACCTG ACTGCGCCGTCGGAGGTTTCCTGTCCGCTGATCGTCTGCCGCAGCCCCACAG aactgaaaaacaagaactCTCCCAGATCCAACCTGAAGTTTCGCTTCGATAAGCTGACTCACTCTGCTGCT CAGGGAAACTGA
- the LOC103459849 gene encoding rap1 GTPase-activating protein 2-like isoform X3: MLRRKRSVSFGGFGWIDKSTVSALRARKQDQLTLPNVPVEDRPPSPPRTAPPTMKSAHFFDMMDKMEQVPEATEMKTVPLRQKDDYIPYPRIEEVLERGRPYPQVILPQFGGYWIEDPEAPPPSETLPSEAPPPSEAPPPDAPPLDAPPIEAPPPSSLHCSGAEVEDGGIRETEGSAPGDYGYHLEEINEAARAYRKHFLGREHLNFFCSVSSLGNLLLSVRHEEEKEHEYLHVIIRSRLKSIYHRLSLAELPDIPSVPELAKLVCDEAASLRFSPVLYPKASQLIVNYDEHEVNNTFKFGVVYQRFGQVSEEELFTNNQESPAFSEFLQLLGETVELQDFKGFRGGLDVSHGQTGSHSIYTVYRGQEVMFHVSTKLPFTEGDAQQLQRKRHIGNDIVAVVFQEEATPFVPDMIASNFLHAFILVQAEETHSDSPTYRVSVTAREDVPPFGPPLPNPAVFRKGPEFRQFLLTKLINAELASYKSERFARLEERTRSALLDGLLDELHRRSQCMLGLGSGMEEEGRGENGHAHGGLLESIKRAMKGRSISMETMSRGGAGLPTSLSGGGLAHLSIEGNVKSPVKRRSGLFPRLLSVDSQTDKHSHRSLLSEQRSFDCSHPMIEVRSELPSNPSSPETGQRDRIHPRKERSKISRSTSSTSSFSIPSDDAHLTAPSEVSCPLIVCRSPTELKNKNSPRSNLKFRFDKLTHSAAQGN; the protein is encoded by the exons CAAGTACCAGAAGCTACTGAGATGAAGACAGTCCCTCTGAGACAGAAG GACGATTACATTCCTTATCCCAGGATCGAAGAG GTGTTGGAGAGGGGGCGGCCGTACCCGCAGGTCATCCTGCCGCAGTTTGGAGGCTATTGGATAGAGGATCCAGAGGCTCCTCCCCCTTCCGAGACCCTGCCTTcagaggctccgcccccttccGAGGCCCCACCTCCGGACGCCCCGCCTCTTGATGCTCCACCCATTGAGGCCCCGCCCCCTTCCTCTCTGCATTGCAGCGGTGCGGAGGTGGAGGACGGAGGAATAAGGGAGACAGAAGGTTCTGCCCCAGGGGATTATGGGTATCACCTGGAGGAGATCAACGAGGCAGCACGCGCGTACAGGAAGCACTTCCTGGGCAGG GAACATCTGAACTTCTTCTGCTCAGTCAGCAGTTTGGGAAACCTGCTGCTGTCTGTGAGACACGAGGAGGAGAAGGAACACGAATACCTGCACGTCATCATCAG GTCTCGTCTGAAAAGCATCTACCACAGATTATCTCTGGCAGAGCTGCCGGACATCCCCAGCGTTCCGGAGCTGGCCAAG CTTGTGTGCGACGAAGCGGCCTCCCTGCGGTTCAGTCCGGTCCTCTACCCCAAG GCGTCTCAGCTCATCGTCAACTACGACGAACACGAAGTCAACAACACCTTCAAGTTCGGCGTCGTCTACCAGCGCTTTGGGCAG GTGTCAGAAGAGGAACTGTTTACCAACAATCAGGAGTCTCCGGCTTTCTCCGagttcctgcagctgctgggagAAACGGTGGAGCTGCAGGACTTTAAGGG GTTCCGGGGCGGGTTGGACGTGTCCCACGGCCAGACGGGGTCCCACTCCATCTACACCGTCTACAGAGGTCAAGAGGTCATGTTCCACGTCTCCACCAAGCTGCCGTTCACCGAGGGAGACGCGCAGCAG CTACAGAGGAAACGCCACATAGGAAATGACATTGTGGCGGTGGTGTTCCAGGAAGAGGCCACGCCCTTCGTCCCCGACATGATCGCCTCCAACTTCCTGCACGCCTTCATCCTGGTGCAGGCGGAGGAGACGCACTCGGACAGCCCCACCTACAGG GTTTCTGTCACAGCGCGAGAAGACGTCCCGCCGTTTGGACCGCCGCTGCCAAACCCGGCCGTCTTCAGGAAG ggTCCGGAGTTCAGGCAGTTCCTCCTCACCAAGCTCATCAACGCGGAGCTGGCCTCCTATAAGAGCGAACGCTTCGCGCGGCTGGAG GAGCGGACCCGCTCTGCCCTGCTGGACGGCCTGCTGGACGAGCTGCACAGACGTTcccagtgcatgctgggattgGGTTCAGGCATGGAGGAAGAGGGCCGGGGTGAGAATGGCCATGCCCACGGCGGGCTGCTGGAGTCCATCAAG AGAGCGATGAAGGGGCGGAGCATATCCATGGAAACCATGTCGCGTGGTGGGGCGGGGCTGCCCACCAGTCTGAGTGGGGGCGGTCTGGCCCACCTGAGCATTGAG GGCAACGTGAAGTCTCCGGTGAAGCGGCGCTCAGGGCTGTTCCCCCGCCTGCTGAGTGTCGACAGccagacagacaaacacagcCACAGGAG CCTTCTCAGTGAGCAGCGCAGCTTTGACTGTTCCCACCCCATGATAGAGGTGAGGTCTGAGCTGCCGTCCAATCCCAGCTCTCCAGAGACAGGACAACGGGACAG gatTCATCCGAGGAAGGAGAGAAGTAAAATTTCCAGATCCACATCCAGCACCTCCAGCTTCAGCATTCCCTCTGATGACGCTCACCTG ACTGCGCCGTCGGAGGTTTCCTGTCCGCTGATCGTCTGCCGCAGCCCCACAG aactgaaaaacaagaactCTCCCAGATCCAACCTGAAGTTTCGCTTCGATAAGCTGACTCACTCTGCTGCT CAGGGAAACTGA